Proteins from a single region of Acanthochromis polyacanthus isolate Apoly-LR-REF ecotype Palm Island chromosome 11, KAUST_Apoly_ChrSc, whole genome shotgun sequence:
- the serinc2 gene encoding serine incorporator 2 isoform X2, with the protein MILPGMEEHLKKIPGFCVGGSTIPGLENKVNCDIIVGYKSVYRMCFAMACFFFLFTIIMIRVRSSKDPRAAIQNGFWFFKFLVLVGITVGAFFIPDGAFNAVWYYFGVVGSFVFIIIQLILLVDFAHSWNQAWLEKAENGSPKCWFAALLSFTFIHYALAFAAVVLFYVFYTQPDDCTAHKVFISLNFIFCIIVSIVAILPKVQEAQPSSGLLQASLISLYTMYLTWSAMSNNPNRQCNPSLLSLVQPSATPAPGPAPPASGNVQWWDAQSIVGLIIFLFCTLYASIRSSNNAQVNRLMQTEDGQGLTAAEHEATTGEDGVRRAVDNEEEGVTYSYSFFHFSLFLASLYIMMTLTNWYKPDTNYEAMQTTMPAVWVKICSSWLGLALYLWTLVAPLVLPDRDFN; encoded by the exons ATGATTCTCCCaggcatggaggaacatcttaaAAAG ATTCCAGGTTTTTGTGTGGGTGGGTCAACCATACCTGGCTTAGAGAACAAAGTGAATTGTGACATCATCGTGGGCTACAAGTCTGTGTACCGCATGTGCTTCGCCATGGcctgcttcttcttcctcttcaccatcatCATGATCCGGGTGCGCAGCAGCAAGGACCCCAGAGCTGCCATCCAAAATGG TTTCTGGTTCTTCAAGTTTCTGGTGCTGGTTGGCATAACTGTGGGAGCATTCTTCATTCCAGATGGCGCCTTTAACGCAG TGTGGTATTACTTTGGCGTGGTGGGCTCTTTCGTCTTCATCATCATCCAGCTCATCCTGCTGGTGGACTTTGCCCACTCATGGAACCAGGCCTGGCTGGAGAAGGCAGAGAATGGAAGTCCCAAGTGCTGGTTTGCAG ctctgtTGTCCTTTACCTTCATCCACTACGCTTTGGCTTTTGCTGCTGTCGTGCTCTTCTATGTGTTTTACACTCAACCTGACGACTGCACAGCGCACAAGGTGTTCATCAGCCTCAACTTTATATTCTGCATCATTGTGTCCATCGTGGCCATTCTGCCCAAAGTTCAG GAGGCCCAGCCCAGCTCAGGCCTGCTCCAGGCCTCTCTCATCTCCCTTTACACCATGTATCTCACCTGGTCAGCTATGAGCAACAACCCCA ACCGCCAGTGTAACCCAAGTCTGTTGAGTTTGGTCCAGCCCAGTGCCACTCCAGCACCAGGACCTGCTCCTCCTGCCTCAGGAAATGTCCAGTGGTGGGATGCACAGAGCATCGTGGGACTGATCATTTTCTTGTTCTGTACTCTTTATGCCAG TATCCGCTCGTCTAACAACGCTCAAGTAAACAGGCTGATGCAGACCGAGGATGGCCAGGGTCTGACTGCTGCTGAACATGAGGCCACCACAGGGGAGGATGGAGTCCGACGGGCCGTGGACAATGAAGAGGAGGGGGTCACCTACAGCTACTCCTTCTTCCACTTCAGCCTCTTCCTGGCCTCTCTCTACATCATGATGACTCTCACTAACTGGTACAA ACCCGACACAAACTACGAGGCCATGCAGACCACCATGCCGGCTGTCTGGGTGAAGATCTGCTCCAGCTGGCTCGGCTTGGCCCTGTACCTCTGGACCCTGGTGGCCCCGCTGGTGCTCCCCGACAGAGACTTCAACTAG
- the serinc2 gene encoding serine incorporator 2 isoform X1, giving the protein MGACLALGSLASCASCLCGSASCLLSSCCPSTYNSTVSRLAFSFLLLLGTLVSIIMILPGMEEHLKKIPGFCVGGSTIPGLENKVNCDIIVGYKSVYRMCFAMACFFFLFTIIMIRVRSSKDPRAAIQNGFWFFKFLVLVGITVGAFFIPDGAFNAVWYYFGVVGSFVFIIIQLILLVDFAHSWNQAWLEKAENGSPKCWFAALLSFTFIHYALAFAAVVLFYVFYTQPDDCTAHKVFISLNFIFCIIVSIVAILPKVQEAQPSSGLLQASLISLYTMYLTWSAMSNNPNRQCNPSLLSLVQPSATPAPGPAPPASGNVQWWDAQSIVGLIIFLFCTLYASIRSSNNAQVNRLMQTEDGQGLTAAEHEATTGEDGVRRAVDNEEEGVTYSYSFFHFSLFLASLYIMMTLTNWYKPDTNYEAMQTTMPAVWVKICSSWLGLALYLWTLVAPLVLPDRDFN; this is encoded by the exons ATGGGTGCGTGTTTGGCTCTGGGTTCCCTTGCAAGTTGT GCATCTTGTTTGTGCGGCTCGGCCTCCTGCCTCCTGTCATCATGCTGCCCCTCGACGTACAATTCCACAGTTAGCCGGCTGGCCTTCTCCTTCCTGCTGCTTCTGGGGACTCTGGTGTCCATCATTATGATTCTCCCaggcatggaggaacatcttaaAAAG ATTCCAGGTTTTTGTGTGGGTGGGTCAACCATACCTGGCTTAGAGAACAAAGTGAATTGTGACATCATCGTGGGCTACAAGTCTGTGTACCGCATGTGCTTCGCCATGGcctgcttcttcttcctcttcaccatcatCATGATCCGGGTGCGCAGCAGCAAGGACCCCAGAGCTGCCATCCAAAATGG TTTCTGGTTCTTCAAGTTTCTGGTGCTGGTTGGCATAACTGTGGGAGCATTCTTCATTCCAGATGGCGCCTTTAACGCAG TGTGGTATTACTTTGGCGTGGTGGGCTCTTTCGTCTTCATCATCATCCAGCTCATCCTGCTGGTGGACTTTGCCCACTCATGGAACCAGGCCTGGCTGGAGAAGGCAGAGAATGGAAGTCCCAAGTGCTGGTTTGCAG ctctgtTGTCCTTTACCTTCATCCACTACGCTTTGGCTTTTGCTGCTGTCGTGCTCTTCTATGTGTTTTACACTCAACCTGACGACTGCACAGCGCACAAGGTGTTCATCAGCCTCAACTTTATATTCTGCATCATTGTGTCCATCGTGGCCATTCTGCCCAAAGTTCAG GAGGCCCAGCCCAGCTCAGGCCTGCTCCAGGCCTCTCTCATCTCCCTTTACACCATGTATCTCACCTGGTCAGCTATGAGCAACAACCCCA ACCGCCAGTGTAACCCAAGTCTGTTGAGTTTGGTCCAGCCCAGTGCCACTCCAGCACCAGGACCTGCTCCTCCTGCCTCAGGAAATGTCCAGTGGTGGGATGCACAGAGCATCGTGGGACTGATCATTTTCTTGTTCTGTACTCTTTATGCCAG TATCCGCTCGTCTAACAACGCTCAAGTAAACAGGCTGATGCAGACCGAGGATGGCCAGGGTCTGACTGCTGCTGAACATGAGGCCACCACAGGGGAGGATGGAGTCCGACGGGCCGTGGACAATGAAGAGGAGGGGGTCACCTACAGCTACTCCTTCTTCCACTTCAGCCTCTTCCTGGCCTCTCTCTACATCATGATGACTCTCACTAACTGGTACAA ACCCGACACAAACTACGAGGCCATGCAGACCACCATGCCGGCTGTCTGGGTGAAGATCTGCTCCAGCTGGCTCGGCTTGGCCCTGTACCTCTGGACCCTGGTGGCCCCGCTGGTGCTCCCCGACAGAGACTTCAACTAG